One region of Pseudanabaena sp. BC1403 genomic DNA includes:
- a CDS encoding type II toxin-antitoxin system HicB family antitoxin, whose protein sequence is MINHEHYSYKITWSVEDQEFAGLCAEFPSLSYLDENRSDALEGITNLVKDVVTDMEANGEKIPEPIAEKVYSGKLQVRIPPSLHRRLAMEAAEENVSLNRYMSQKLAG, encoded by the coding sequence ATGATTAACCATGAACACTACAGCTATAAAATTACTTGGTCAGTTGAAGATCAAGAATTTGCAGGATTATGTGCAGAGTTTCCTAGTTTGTCTTATCTTGATGAAAATCGTTCGGATGCTCTCGAAGGTATTACAAATCTGGTCAAAGATGTAGTAACAGATATGGAAGCAAATGGAGAAAAGATTCCAGAACCAATAGCCGAAAAGGTCTATAGCGGTAAACTTCAAGTTCGTATTCCTCCATCTCTTCATCGCAGATTAGCAATGGAAGCCGCAGAAGAAAACGTTAGCTTAAATCGTTATATGAGTCAAAAACTCGCAGGTTGA
- a CDS encoding toxin HicA, with amino-acid sequence MAQVEKIVAQLKRNSQNVNFTDLVKVCNHYFGEPRQQGTSHCVYKTPWQGDPRVNIQEKNGKAKVYQVKQVLAAIEKIEGVKDD; translated from the coding sequence ATGGCACAAGTAGAAAAAATAGTTGCTCAGCTAAAAAGGAATTCTCAAAATGTTAACTTCACTGATTTAGTAAAAGTTTGCAATCATTACTTTGGAGAGCCTCGACAGCAAGGGACGAGTCATTGTGTCTACAAAACCCCTTGGCAAGGCGACCCTCGCGTTAACATTCAAGAAAAGAATGGCAAGGCAAAAGTTTATCAAGTTAAACAAGTATTAGCAGCGATCGAAAAAATTGAGGGAGTGAAAGATGATTAA